A region from the Manihot esculenta cultivar AM560-2 chromosome 13, M.esculenta_v8, whole genome shotgun sequence genome encodes:
- the LOC110628995 gene encoding protein MIZU-KUSSEI 1: MREPMPPSSHASSSEGSSKSPTPPTPPPLPQRGSSQLIQPSGKKKKPKVVRVFRSVFRSFPIINPVCKIPVLQGNSPDNQQKVTGTLFGYRKGRISLSIQETPKCYPSVIVELAIQTNVLQKELTSGMVRIALECEKRTDKEKVRLLDEPLWTMFCNGKKNGYGMKRDATDEDLKVMELLRAVSMGAGVIPASSETEGPDGEFAYIRAHFDRVVGSKDSETLYMISPEGNNGPELTIFFVRV; the protein is encoded by the coding sequence ATGAGGGAGCCAATGCCTCCAAGCAGCCATGCTTCCTCATCAGAAGGCTCATCCAAATCGCCAACACCACCAACACCACCCCCTCTACCGCAACGTGGATCCTCACAGCTCATTCAACCATcggggaaaaagaaaaaaccaaAAGTTGTTCGCGTCTTTCGCTCAGTTTTTCGATCTTTTCCTATCATAAATCCTGTTTGCAAGATTCCAGTTCTCCAAGGTAACTCCCCGGACAATCAGCAGAAGGTGACGGGAACTTTATTTGGGTATCGTAAAGGTAGGATAAGCTTGTCAATCCAAGAAACTCCCAAGTGTTATCCATCTGTAATAGTCGAGCTAGCCATTCAAACCAACGTGTTACAGAAGGAACTAACTTCAGGGATGGTGAGGATTGCCCTGGAATGCGAAAAGCGAACTGACAAAGAAAAGGTCAGGTTATTAGATGAACCATTATGGACCATGTTCTGCAATGGTAAAAAGAATGGTTATGGAATGAAAAGGGATGCCACAGATGAGGATCTCAAAGTCATGGAGCTTCTCAGGGCTGTTTCCATGGGGGCTGGAGTTATACCGGCGAGCTCTGAGACGGAGGGTCCTGATGGGGAGTTTGCATACATTAGGGCCCATTTTGATCGGGTAGTGGGATCCAAGGATTCAGAGACTCTCTACATGATCAGCCCAGAAGGGAACAATGGGCCCGAGCTCACCATATTCTTCGTCAGGGTTTGA